Proteins encoded in a region of the Streptomyces sp. PCS3-D2 genome:
- a CDS encoding trypsin-like serine protease — translation MRRPFARVLAGALTLAAGTAAVPLAQMPRAAADSVVIGGKPVKVADSPWVVALASRDRFGGTRDGQFCGGVVVAPTKVVTAAHCLGRQVLGGPVESVSDFRVIAGRTELRAADGREIAVRGARVNPDYDPRSNAGDLAVLELAEAVPAHHVLPMAETGHPAYRAGTEADVYGWGDTSGFGDYAYALRAARVRVLADEVCGRAYPGDMDGQYRAESMVCAGDGGGGKDACQGDSGGPLVAQGRLIGLVSWGRGCGRADSPGVYTRIAPLAGFVTGPERASQQDGVQ, via the coding sequence ATGCGTCGTCCCTTTGCCCGTGTCCTGGCGGGCGCGCTGACCCTGGCGGCGGGAACGGCCGCGGTGCCGCTCGCCCAGATGCCCCGGGCGGCCGCGGACAGCGTGGTGATCGGCGGGAAGCCGGTGAAGGTGGCCGACAGCCCCTGGGTCGTGGCCCTGGCCAGCCGTGACCGGTTCGGAGGTACGCGGGACGGGCAGTTCTGCGGGGGTGTCGTGGTCGCGCCGACCAAAGTGGTCACCGCGGCGCACTGCCTGGGCCGGCAGGTGCTCGGCGGACCCGTCGAGTCCGTGTCCGATTTCCGGGTGATCGCCGGCCGTACGGAGCTCCGGGCGGCTGACGGCCGGGAGATCGCGGTGCGCGGGGCACGGGTGAATCCCGACTACGACCCGCGGAGCAATGCGGGCGACCTCGCCGTCCTGGAGCTGGCGGAAGCCGTTCCGGCACACCACGTCCTGCCCATGGCGGAGACGGGGCACCCCGCCTACCGGGCGGGCACCGAGGCGGACGTGTACGGCTGGGGCGACACCAGCGGCTTCGGCGACTACGCCTACGCCCTGCGGGCCGCACGCGTGAGGGTCCTCGCGGACGAGGTGTGCGGGCGCGCCTATCCCGGGGACATGGACGGACAGTACCGGGCCGAATCCATGGTGTGCGCGGGAGACGGCGGGGGCGGCAAGGACGCCTGCCAGGGCGACAGCGGCGGGCCGCTGGTGGCGCAGGGCCGGCTCATCGGGCTGGTCTCGTGGGGCCGGGGCTGCGGACGCGCCGACAGTCCGGGTGTGTACACGCGTATCGCCCCGCTGGCCGGCTTCGTGACGGGCCCGGAGAGGGCCTCGCAGCAAGACGGGGTCCAATAA
- a CDS encoding RNA polymerase sigma factor, with translation MSASTSRTLPPEIADSESVMALIERGKAEGQIAGDDVRRAFEADQIPATQWKNVLRSLNQILEEEGVTLMVSAAESPKRTTRKSVAAKSPAKRTATEPVRKTAARTTAAQPVAAAPAAVDPQEQEPDAAVEQAAAEPVAKKVAAKKTAAKKAAPAKKAAAKKAAAKKTAAKKDADEAGEDETPDEGPDAVKAEGDEEDEGGENKGFVISDDEDDAPAQQVVVAGATADPVKDYLKQIGKVPLLNAEQEVELAKRIEAGLFAEDKLANADKLAPKLKRELEIIAEDGRRAKNHLLEANLRLVVSLAKRYTGRGMLFLDLIQEGNLGLIRAVEKFDYTKGYKFSTYATWWIRQAITRAMADQARTIRIPVHMVEVINKLARVQRQMLQDLGREPTPEELAKELDMTPEKVIEVQKYGREPISLHTPLGEDGDSEFGDLIEDSEAVVPADAVSFTLLQEQLHSVLDTLSEREAGVVSMRFGLTDGQPKTLDEIGKVYGVTRERIRQIESKTMSKLRHPSRSQVLRDYLD, from the coding sequence GTGTCGGCCAGCACATCCCGTACGCTCCCGCCGGAGATCGCCGATTCCGAGTCTGTGATGGCGCTCATCGAGCGGGGCAAGGCCGAGGGGCAGATCGCCGGCGATGACGTGCGTCGGGCCTTCGAGGCTGACCAGATTCCTGCGACCCAGTGGAAGAATGTTCTGCGCAGCCTCAACCAGATCCTCGAGGAAGAGGGTGTGACGCTGATGGTCAGTGCCGCGGAGTCGCCCAAGCGCACCACCCGCAAGAGCGTCGCAGCGAAGAGCCCGGCCAAGCGGACGGCCACCGAGCCCGTCAGGAAGACGGCGGCCAGGACGACGGCGGCCCAGCCCGTGGCCGCGGCACCTGCCGCGGTGGACCCGCAGGAGCAGGAACCGGACGCCGCCGTCGAGCAGGCCGCGGCGGAGCCCGTCGCCAAGAAGGTGGCCGCGAAGAAGACGGCCGCGAAGAAGGCCGCGCCCGCCAAGAAGGCCGCCGCGAAGAAGGCCGCCGCGAAGAAGACCGCGGCCAAGAAGGACGCGGACGAGGCCGGCGAGGACGAGACCCCGGACGAGGGGCCCGACGCGGTCAAGGCCGAGGGCGACGAAGAGGACGAGGGCGGGGAGAACAAGGGCTTCGTCATCTCGGACGACGAGGACGACGCCCCGGCCCAGCAGGTCGTGGTGGCCGGCGCGACCGCCGACCCGGTCAAGGACTACCTCAAGCAGATCGGCAAGGTGCCGCTCCTCAACGCCGAGCAGGAGGTCGAGCTCGCCAAGCGGATCGAGGCCGGTCTGTTCGCCGAGGACAAGCTGGCGAACGCCGACAAGCTGGCGCCGAAGCTCAAGCGCGAGCTGGAGATCATCGCCGAGGACGGCCGCCGCGCCAAGAACCACCTGCTGGAGGCCAACCTCCGTCTCGTGGTCTCGCTGGCCAAGCGTTACACCGGCCGAGGCATGCTCTTCCTGGACCTGATCCAGGAAGGCAACCTGGGCCTCATCCGTGCGGTCGAGAAGTTCGACTACACCAAGGGCTACAAGTTCTCCACCTACGCGACCTGGTGGATCCGGCAGGCGATCACGCGTGCCATGGCCGACCAGGCCCGCACCATCCGCATCCCCGTCCACATGGTCGAGGTCATCAACAAGCTCGCCCGCGTGCAGCGCCAGATGCTCCAGGACCTGGGCCGCGAGCCCACCCCGGAGGAGCTGGCCAAGGAACTCGACATGACCCCCGAGAAGGTCATCGAGGTCCAGAAGTACGGCCGCGAGCCGATCTCCCTGCACACGCCCCTCGGCGAGGACGGCGACAGCGAGTTCGGTGACCTCATCGAGGACTCCGAGGCCGTCGTCCCGGCGGACGCCGTGAGCTTCACGCTGCTGCAGGAGCAGCTGCACTCGGTGCTCGACACTCTGAGCGAGCGCGAGGCCGGCGTGGTCTCCATGCGCTTCGGCCTCACCGACGGACAGCCCAAGACCCTCGACGAGATCGGCAAGGTCTACGGCGTCACCCGCGAGCGGATCCGCCAGATCGAGTCGAAGACCATGTCGAAGCTGCGCCACCCGTCGCGCTCCCAGGTGCTGCGCGACTACCTGGACTGA
- a CDS encoding FadR/GntR family transcriptional regulator — protein MSTLAHTMMTAARHADSGLAGAGELDRYPYAETPGSDRVGAPHWDGADVELSRVGRRAAGSRGRGLHGQLVQQLGQMIVSGDLGADRPLVPEEIGQRFEVSRTVVRESLRVLEAKGLVSARPNVGTRVRPVADWNLLDPDIIEWRAFGPQRDDQRRELGELRWTIEPLAARLAAGHGRPDVQQRLADMVEIMGHALGQGDSITFARADNEFHALLIQVAGNRMLEHLSGIVSAALQVSGSPMTSCDRPSEACVAHHARMVEALAAGDAAGAESAMRQLLTVHPEVERVVPAPREH, from the coding sequence GTGAGTACCCTTGCGCACACCATGATGACCGCCGCCCGCCATGCCGACTCCGGCCTCGCCGGCGCGGGCGAACTCGACCGCTACCCCTACGCGGAGACCCCCGGGTCCGACCGCGTCGGAGCACCCCACTGGGACGGCGCCGACGTCGAGTTGAGCCGCGTGGGCCGCCGGGCGGCAGGCAGCCGCGGCCGCGGACTGCACGGCCAACTCGTCCAGCAGCTCGGCCAGATGATCGTTTCCGGCGATCTCGGCGCGGACCGCCCCTTGGTCCCCGAGGAGATCGGCCAGCGCTTCGAGGTCTCCCGCACGGTCGTCCGCGAATCGCTGCGGGTCCTCGAGGCCAAGGGCCTCGTCAGCGCCCGTCCCAACGTCGGCACCCGGGTGCGCCCCGTCGCCGACTGGAACCTGCTCGACCCCGACATCATCGAGTGGCGTGCCTTCGGGCCCCAGCGCGACGACCAGCGCCGCGAGCTCGGCGAGCTCCGCTGGACGATCGAGCCCCTCGCCGCCCGCCTGGCCGCCGGCCACGGCCGCCCGGACGTCCAGCAGCGCCTAGCCGACATGGTCGAGATCATGGGCCACGCCCTCGGTCAGGGTGACTCGATCACCTTCGCGCGCGCCGACAACGAGTTCCACGCACTCCTCATCCAGGTGGCGGGCAACCGCATGCTGGAACACCTCTCCGGCATCGTCTCCGCCGCCCTCCAGGTCTCCGGCAGCCCGATGACCTCCTGCGACCGCCCGAGCGAGGCGTGCGTAGCGCACCACGCCCGGATGGTCGAGGCCCTCGCTGCGGGCGACGCAGCGGGTGCCGAGAGCGCGATGCGCCAGCTCCTGACGGTTCATCCGGAGGTCGAGCGCGTGGTTCCTGCCCCGCGCGAGCACTGA